In Macaca mulatta isolate MMU2019108-1 chromosome 16, T2T-MMU8v2.0, whole genome shotgun sequence, the sequence acgcctgtaatcccagcactttgggaggctgagacggctGGATcattgaggtcagaagttcaagaccagccatggccaacctagtgaaacctcatctctactaaaaatacaaaaattagccgggtgtggtggtgggcgcctgtaatcccagctactggagggctctggcaggagaattgcttaaaccgggaagcagaggttgcagtgagccaatattgtgccactgcactccaacctgggcaacaaagggagacttggtctcaaaaaacaacagcaggctgggcgcagtggctcacgcctgtaatcccagcactttgggaggccgaggcgggcggaacacgaggtcaggagattgagaccatcctggctagcatggtgaaaccctgtctctactaaaaatacaaaaaattagctggacgtggtggcgggcgcctgtagtcccagctacttgggaggctgaggcaggagaatggcgtaaacccgggaggtggagcttgcagtgagctgagatctggccactgcactccagcctgggcgacagagagagactctgtctcaaaaaaaaaaaaaaaaaaaaaaaaaaaccacaaccaaaaaacaacaaaacccaggTGTCACCACCCAGAAGCTTGTGGACTAATGAGGGATCCAAGAGAGAGTCCCACGAGATGACCAGCAGAACAGCAATTCTGGCACAAGTCCAAGAAGGGTGTTGGCAAGTGTTGTCTGTAAGGACGGTAGTGAATAAGCTGGGCTTGGGCTTGCCAGACCGGAAGGTATCTGTCACAATAGTTGTGACTATATGTAATAAAACCTtatgggcagggcatggtggctcacacctgtaatctcaagaagctgaggtaggaggattgcttgagccgaggagttccagaccagcctgggcaacatggcaaaaccctgtctctacagaaaatacaaaaattagccgggcatggtggcgaacctgtggtcccagcaaattgggaggttgaggtgggaggatctcttgagccagggatgtggaggctgcagtgagcagtgatcgcgtcactgcactccagcctgggcgacagagtgagaccctgtctcaaaaaaataataataatacaacccgggcaacatggcaaaaccccttctctacaaatacacacaattagccgggcatggtagcatgctcctgtagtcccagctacttgggaggctgaagtggtaggactgcttgagcccggaagtttgaggctgcagtgagcagagatcatgccactgcactccaggttggtgacagagtgagaccctgtctcaaacacaaaaacaaaacaacaacaacaaaaataataataataaggaaatgaatgaataaaatgtgttGCATAGATAGAATGCCcaggaaagaaagggaatgaaTCAGATCTATATGTATCATGAATGGCTTTTGAAAAAAAGTgaggcggggtgtggtggctcatccctgtaatcccagcactgtgggaggctgagatgggtggatatcgagatcaggagttcaagaccagcctgaccaacgtggtaacccgtctctactaaaaacacaaaaaaattagccaggcatgatggtgcgagcctgtaatcccagctattcaggaggttgaggcaggagaatcacttgaaccagagaggtgaaggttgcagtgagccaagattgagccattgcactccagcctgggcaacagagccagactccatctcaaaaaaaaaaaaaacaaaaaacaaaaaaacccaaaaaccatgttgaatgaaaaaagcaaattggctgggcatagtggctcacccctgtaatctcagcactttgggaggccgaggagggtggatcacctgaggccaggagttccagaccagcctggccaagatggcaaaaccctgtctctactaaaaatacaattagctagacgtggtggtacacacctgtattcccagctacttgggaggctgaggcagaattgcttgaaccggggaggtggaggttgcagtgagccgagattgtgccaccgcactccagcctgggtgacagagccagactccatctcaaaaaaaaaaaaaaaaaaagcccagcaaATTGCTGGTGGAGGGCggtgccgggcgcagtggctcacgcctgttatcccagcactttgggaagccgagttgAGCGGTCAGGAGttgagaggtcaggagtttgagaccagcctggccaacatggcgaaaccccctctctactacaatacaaaaattagccccacgtggtggcacgcgcctgtagtcccagctactcgggaggctgaggcaggagaatcgcttgaacccggaggcagagattgcagtgatcggagatcgtgccactgcacttcagccttggcaacagagggagactccgtctcaaacaaacaacaaaaacgaTACACTCAAACAAATGTAACAggctatatttaatataattgcaACTTTAacgtaaaaaaaagaaaagaaaaagagctatTTTACCAAGGACCCGCCAACATGGGGCGCGTTCGCATCAAAACTTTGAAGTAAAGAAGGCGGCCCGGGTCATTATAGAAAAGTACTACATTCGCCTGGGCAAAGACTTCCATACGCACAAGCGCGTGTGTGAGGAGAtcgccattatcctcagcaagaAGCCCCGCAACAAGATAGCAGGCTATGTCACGCATCTGATAAAGCAGATTCAGAGGGGGCCAGTGAGAGAGAGGTATCTCCATCAagctgcaggaggaggagagagaaaggagagacaatTGTGTTCCCGAGGTCTCAGCTCTGGATCGGGAGATCATTGAAGTAGAATCCTGACACTAAGGAATGCAGAAGATTTTGGACTTCGGCAGTCTGTCCAACCTGTAGGTCACCCAGCCTACAGTTGGGATGAATTTCAAAACGCCTCGGGGAGCTGTTTGAGTCTTTCTGTAATGCTGtaatattttcaataaacatgggacaatggaaaaaaaaaaaaagaaaaaagaaaaagtaaaggctCACCAAACCCATGAAAACAATGCAAATGGTGCATGAGATTAGAAACCAGAAAATTACTGGCACCCTGCGAGGACTGAACACAGGCCAACCAGACGAAGCAATGACTGCCTTTCTCGGCTGTTCCAGAGGACGAAATCCACAGAAGAAATGCTTCCTTAGTCGAATAGGTACTTCGACTTTTACAGGTATAAAAGTCGAATTTCGGATCCTGAGTAGACGTATATTGAGGTAGAAGGCTCGACcaaatattagcattttattgTGCATGGTAACaatgtaaattatttcctttttctgcattttcctCTTTAAAGAGGGACTAGCCTAGGGCGTTAAGAGTCTAAATTTTAATTCTGTCAACAACTGACTAGGTGACTTAGTGAAATCACGTCCTCAACGGTGAAACTGATAGTACAGAAGTTCAAATTTCCAAATTCCCGGGTTGGCTTTCAATTCCACCATGCGATGGTTCCGCCCCCCGCGAGTTCGCCAAGGGAGTTATTTTGGCCCTCTCGGCTCACCGTCCGCGCAGCCTCCAGAAACAGCCGTAAACTCCGCCCCTTGCGCTCAGGACGGCGCGAAAACCCAATTGACAAGAATTCCCTCCGAAGCTCTGTGGTCCGATCTGCGTTCCGCTTGCTTTCCCCGCCCAGGCCCGGTCCCGGTCCCGAGCGCTCAGCCTGGAGCGCCGGTTTCGAGGGCACCCTGCATACACTGGCCGTGCCTCAGGGATCTCGCTGCCCGCGCTTTCTCATTGCCTCTTTCCGTGTTCGACTCGGCTGATCTGGGCCCAGCCTCCGCTCCGGCTCCCTGTCGGTGGGCGCGGGGGAATCCTAAACGGATTCCCAGAAACTTGCAGAATCCCAGAAACTTGCTCCTACTGGAGCGGGCCAGCCTCTATGGCCTCCAGGCAGACCGGGCTGGACCGCGTAAGGTCCTAGGAGACGGGATTCCGGGAAACGGGGAGTATGGTGGGGGTCCTGGCCATGGCGGCTGCAGCTGCTCCCCCTCCCGTGAAGGACTACGAGATTGAGGTGAGGTTGAGTCGAGGATCTGTTGAGTTCCTTCCTCTGTCTTTTGGGGGACTGGGAGGTGGGTCTGGGGGGAGGTGATCCTGACCTTCCCTCTGTAAGGGGAAAGGTGGGACATTGTGAGGACCCACAGCTGTGACACATTTTGTGCAGCGGTTGCCAGAGCGTGTCGTTTTTTCGAGTCGTGACAAGTCCTGATAAACATTTGGATTGTGAGATATTTGCGGGGCACAGTAAATTGGGGACTTAAGATAACACGGCCAGTTCCCAGATCCCGAAATGCTGGTGGAACGTGATGTTTTGTGCTTCTGGCATGTCACAGAGGATCCCAGGGTCAAGTTCTGGGTTCGTGATATGGAATCACTGAACTTTAGCTCTGAAAAAGATCTTCAAGTTCAACTAGTTCATACATCCACCAGTGCTTGGAATGCCACTTTTTTTGGTCTACTTCGTTGTTATGCTGATATTCCTTTGCTAAATCAAGGCAGTTAGTTACTCAGCTTGTCTTCTGGTACTTGATGTACACAGTTCTTGATTTTTATGTGGTCTGTTTTATCAATCTTTCCGTTACAGTTTCTGGTTTTGGTGCCCTAATGCTAAGAAACCCTATTTCATAATAACGATACTTACCATTTAGTATTGTAAGGGTAAAAACATTATGCACATTATTTTGCTTAATAGCAACCCTATGGTCTATTATCTGTATTCTACAAATGAAAGAAGGTAAAAAGTAGCTAAAAgtaagttaatttttttgaaaaagtaaatggaaaagtTAAAAGTAATTTGCTTAACATTTTACACCAGTAAATGTCAGAGCCAGCATTTAACTTAGATTTGCCTGACTCCGGAGCCTATGTATGTTGCGTTTCATATAATtgcagttttatttattatttattattattattattttgagacggagtctcgctctgtcgcccaggctggagtgcagtggccagatctcagctcactgcaagctccgcctcccgagtttgcgccattctcctgcctcagcctcccgagtagctgggactacaggcgcccgccacctcgtccggctagttttttgtattttttagtagagacggggtttcaccgtgttagccaggatggtctcgatctcctgacctcgtgatctgcccgtctcggcctcccaaagtgctgggattacaggcttgagccaccgcgcccggccacaattgcagttttataaataataattcaatGGCGTTTTCTAATACAcgtatgatttctttttctttttttttttttttttttttgagacaaggtcttgctctgtcacccagtctggagagcagtggcaggatctcggctcattgcaacctccgcctggcaagttcagtgattcttctgcctcagcctcccaaatagctgagattacatgcgtgcgccactacgctcagctaattttttgtatttttagtagagatgaggtttcaccacgttggccaggctggtctcaaattcctgacctcaagtgattcacctgccttggcctcctgaagtactgggattacaggtgtgagccaccacgcctggccaaggttAACTTTAAAGCTTGTTTTCTTTCTAATGTATCACGTTTTTCACCTAAAGAAGGCTTCCTTTTTTTAATCCCATTACGTAAACCATTAGATCCgtgtttaaaatttatattttgtattatcttGCTTGAAATAagtgcctttttttccttttaaattgctAGCCATGCAAAAAGCGAAGGAAAGATGATGACAGATCTTCCTgcaaaacaattacaaaatatttatcacCACTAGGGAagactagagacagggtttttgctcCACCAAAACCTAGTAATATTCTGGATTATTTTAGAAAGACCTCACCCACAAATGAGAAGACGCAATTAGGGAAAGAGTGCAAGATAAAGTCATCTGAATCAGTACCTGTTGACAGCAACAAAGACTGTATGACATCTTTGGAAATGTTCTCAAATgtagaatttaagaaaaaaagaaggagggtTAATTTATCTCATCAACTAAATAgtattaaaactgaaaatgaagcTCCAGTTGAAATTAGTAGCGATGATAGCAAAGAAGACTGTAGTTTAAATACTGCTTTTGTGGAGAGTAGTACTTCTGTTTTACTTTACAAGAAACAAGTAGAGGTACTTGCAGAAAacattaaagatacaaaaagtcaACCAAATACTATGACCTCCCTGCAAAATTCTAAAAAAGTAAATCCTAAACAAGGGACCACAAAAAATGACTTCAAAAAGTTGAGAAAAAGGAAGTGCAGAGATGTAGTAGATCTATCTGAAAGCTTACCCTTGGCAGAGGAACTAAATTTGCTTAAAAAAGATGGTAAAGATAGTAAACAGATGGAGAATACTACAAGCTACTCTAGAGATAATGTAACTGAAGCAGCCCAGTTGAATGATAGTACAATAACTGTCTCATATGAGGAATTTTTAAGAAGTCACAAGGAAAATAAAGTGGAAGAGATACCAGACTCTACAATGTCAATTTgtgttccttctgaaactgttgaAGAAATAGTCAAAAGTGGTTATGTAAGTGAATCAGAAAACTCTGAAATGTCCCAGCAGGTACGCTTTAAGACAGTTACTGTTCTTGCACAGGTTCACCCTATTCCGCTCAAAAAGACAGGGAAAATACCCcgaattttcttgaaacaaaagcaatttgaaatggaaaatagTTTATCTGATCCTGAGAATGAACAGACagttcagaaaagaaaatctaatgtTGTTATACAGGAGGAAGAATTAGAATTGGCTGTTTTGGAAGCTGGAAGTTCTGAAGCTGTGAAACCAAAATGCACTCTAGAAGAAAGACAGCAATTTATGAAAGCATTTAGGCAGCCAGCATCAGATGCACTTAAAAATGGAGTTAAAAAGTCTTCTGATAAGCAGAAAGACCTTAATGAAAAATCTCTACATGAAGAAGGAAGAGATGATAATTCTAAAAAAATCATGGAAAATCCTGGTATCCAAATGGTTTCAAAAAATGGCAATTCACAGGCACACACTGATAAAGGAAGTTttccaaaggagaaaaataaaaagctaaataagaagaataagaaaacattagATACTGGGGCTATTCCAGGCAAAAACAGAGAGGGAAAcactcaaaagaaagaaacaaccttTTTCTTAAAAGAGAAACAGTATCACAATAGAATGAGtttaagacaaaggaaagcagAATTTTTCAAAAGCAGCACTTTATTTAACAATGAAAGTCTTGTTTGTGAAGATAGAGCAAATGATGACCTTCTAAAGGTTTCCTCTCTGTGTAACAATAATAAATCATCAAGAAAAACCAGCATACCGGTTAAAGGTATTAAGCTTACACATTCTGAAGCTGAATCTGAAGACAGGTTGCTAAATGTTTCCACGCCCAAGTCAACCAGAAGATCTGGAAGAATTAGCAGCACACCTACTGCAGAAACCATTAGAGGTATTGATTCTGAAGATGTACAAGATAGTAGTCCACTAAAGGCTTCCACTCCAAAAGCAGCCAACTTATCAGAAAAGCATAGTTTATATACAGCGGAATTAATAACAATACCCTTTGATTCAGAGAGCCCTATTAGGTaaggtttgtttttgttctaaCGTTCTAGTATTCTGCATGTATTATTAGCTGGGGACAAAAATGCTTCAagtattggaggatatttttttttttctagaacacAGCTGTTAATAAGAAGAataacaggatttcttttttttttttttttcttgctgtgtcacccaggctggagtgcagtggggcgatctcggctcactgcaacctccacctcccaggttcaatcaattctcctgcctcagcctcccaagtagctgggactacaggcacccgccaccacacccagctaatttttgtatttttagtagagatggggtttcaccatgttggccaggctggtcttgaacccctgacttcaatccaccctcctggcctcccaaagtgctgggattacagttgtgaccaccgcacccagccttgaagaaaaagaacagagcttCAAAAATGCTTCTTTGTTTGCCACATTtagttaaaaatttgttttaattttaatttaattttatttaattttgttttgttttattttattttgagatggagtctcattctgttgtccagtctggagtgtagtggcacgatcttagctcacgacaacctccaccttctgggttcaagtgattctcatgcctcagcctcctgagtagctgggattacaggtgcgtgccaccatgcccggctcatttttgtatttttagtagagaaggggttttaccatgttggtcaggccagtcttgaactcctgacctcaagtgatctgcctgactcagcctcccaaagtattgggcttacaggtgtgagccaccgcacccggcaagtTTGACTTACTTTTGAATCAGTGGTTTGAAACTGAtgggaattattttttttctcctgtttcagaacattccagaaattGGAGCCCTAGTTGGTTCTTAGCTActagctatctatctatctatctatctatctatctatctatctatctctgtctgtctgtctgtctatctatctatctatctatctatctatctatctatctatctatctctatctgtctatctggaaacaaggtctcactgtgttgcccaggctggtctccaactcctggggtcaagcaatccttccatattagggtcctgagtagctgggattacatgcagaTGCACAAGCTctattttatctatatttaatTGAGATTCTTTATGTTATAATCATGAAAATGTTTCTGaataccttatttttatttcagaatgaaATTCACCAGAATTAGTACTCccaaaaaatctaagaaaaaatctaacaaaagatCTGAGAAATCTGAAGCAACTGATGGAGATTTTATTTCTCACACTAAAAAGGTAATTAAAATAGTAGAGTCCTATAAGTGCCATTCtgtttccttaaaaaacaaacaaaaaaaccgcaCATTACTATTGGAAGTAATGAGCCATAATAAAATTCAAGTATTTTATAAATTGGTTAACTACAACTCTATGATGTTTTTCACTATTATCCCATTCCTCTAGTTAATTAAGATATCTTATTGTGAGGTGAAAGCAATTGATAAAGGCAGAGTATAATCTATTTATAAAAAGCTTTCTTAGTAAGTTTACATCGTGATCATTTTCCCTAACACTGACGATcttagtttgggctgctgtaacaaattaccatacaCTGAGTGGCTTaaccaacagaaatgtatttctcacagttacgGGGATTGAGAAATGCAGGATCAAGGCGTCAGCTGATGCAGTGTCTGGTGAGGCTGTCTTCTTATTTTCTCACATGGTAGAGAACAGGTAGAGAGAGGGCTTCACCCTCGTGACcgaatcacctcctaaaggccctacctcttaataccattACATAGTGGGTTGATTCCAACATACGAATTTTCAGAGGATATATTCAGTCTGTAACGCTGCCTGTAGGTCATGAttgaatttttcctttatttctgtagATTAGAGACTCAAaagcagagtttctcaaccttgCTATTATTGACATTTTGGCTGGATAACTCTTTGCTGTggagggctgtcctgtgcattgtaggatgtttagcagcactCTGGCCTCTATCCATAAGATACCAGTAGCACTCAACTAACTCCTGTAtaatgacaaccaaaaatgtgtcCAGACATTGCTAAATATTCCCTGGAGGGGAAAATAATCATTTCCACTTGAAAAACTACAGCTCTAAAGGGAGAGGTAAGATATACAAGAGTGGTTTAGTTGTTTCTGCAAAATAAGCTCTTTGTCCCCACCGTGGCAGAATTGGAGTACGTATGGgtatgtgtatttcttttcttttcttttttttttttttatttaagttctagggtacatgtgcataacgtgcaggtttgttacatatgtatacttgtgccatgttggtgtgctgcacccatcaactcgtcatttacatcaggtaaaactcagaatgcaatccctccccactcccccctccccataggggtatgtatatttcaaaaaaagCCACCAAGGTGACTCTGAATTAATCCTTGGGTGAAAACAACTGCTACATTGGTATCTCCTTTGCTTCTATTTAGTAGCTGTCATTTTTTGGCATCTTACCACATTCTAGGCAGTGTGCTTAGTACTCACATCATTTATCtcataaagtaaatattatttaacccttttttatagatgaagaaacttgCTGTTAGTTCATAGGATGAGGaaacatgtgtttttatttgtgaTTCTGGGAAGTGTCTTTCCTAGAGTTACACAACTATAAGCAGTTAGAAAGACGGTCtttagtcccagcattttgggaggccgaagcaggcggatcaccaggtcaggacatcgagaccatcctggctaacacggtgaaaccccatctctactgaaaataaaaaaattagctgggcgtattggtgggcgcctgtagtcccagctacccgggaggctgaggcaggagaatggcatgaacccgggaggcggagcttgcagtgagccgagattgcgctactgcactccagcctgggtgacaaagcgagattccgtctcaaaaaaaaaaaaaataaataaatatggtcCTTAGTCTTTTGGAAAACATGCAAGATTCCAGCTGATTGTACCACAGCTAAAGGTTAAAAGTCTCTGTGGTGAACTTTGTCCcacatattttattcttaattctagaggacagcttcaacttaattttttttagagatattATGCCTTGGTTTGCCTCACGTACTACTTAAAATTGGGATTTAATGGTAAATTTTCCAGCAAGAGAAGTCTCAAATGTATCCAAATTGGGACCTTTATCCAAACTTACTTAGATCaattattttatctcattctctGTCAATGAACCT encodes:
- the ATAD5 gene encoding ATPase family AAA domain-containing protein 5 isoform X3 is translated as MVGVLAMAAAAAPPPVKDYEIEPCKKRRKDDDRSSCKTITKYLSPLGKTRDRVFAPPKPSNILDYFRKTSPTNEKTQLGKECKIKSSESVPVDSNKDCMTSLEMFSNVEFKKKRRRVNLSHQLNSIKTENEAPVEISSDDSKEDCSLNTAFVESSTSVLLYKKQVEVLAENIKDTKSQPNTMTSLQNSKKVNPKQGTTKNDFKKLRKRKCRDVVDLSESLPLAEELNLLKKDGKDSKQMENTTSYSRDNVTEAAQLNDSTITVSYEEFLRSHKENKVEEIPDSTMSICVPSETVEEIVKSGYVSESENSEMSQQVRFKTVTVLAQVHPIPLKKTGKIPRIFLKQKQFEMENSLSDPENEQTVQKRKSNVVIQEEELELAVLEAGSSEAVKPKCTLEERQQFMKAFRQPASDALKNGVKKSSDKQKDLNEKSLHEEGRDDNSKKIMENPGIQMVSKNGNSQAHTDKGSFPKEKNKKLNKKNKKTLDTGAIPGKNREGNTQKKETTFFLKEKQYHNRMSLRQRKAEFFKSSTLFNNESLVCEDRANDDLLKVSSLCNNNKSSRKTSIPVKGIKLTHSEAESEDRLLNVSTPKSTRRSGRISSTPTAETIRGIDSEDVQDSSPLKASTPKAANLSEKHSLYTAELITIPFDSESPIRMKFTRISTPKKSKKKSNKRSEKSEATDGDFISHTKKASNASKNISKAKQLIEKAKALHISRSKVTEEIVIPLRRSSRHQTLPERRKLSETEDSVIIIDSSPTALKHPEKNQKKLQCLNDVLGKKLNTSTKNVPGKMKVAPLFLARKAQKAADPVPGFDENSQDISEKSQDYDVQCKAKRDFLMSGLPDLLKRQIAKKAAALDVYNAVSTSFQRVIHVQQKDDGCCLWHLKPPSCPLLTKFKELNTKVIDLSKCVLALGEFSTLNSKLKSSNSAAVFVRTRKEFTEEVRNLLLEEIRWSNPEFSLKKYFPLLLKKRIEHQVLSSECHSKQVELEADVSHKETKRKRVEAENSKSKRKKPNEYSKNLEKTNRKSEELGKINNSSGIKLDSSKDSGTEDMLWTEKYQPQTASELIGNELAIKKLHSWLKDWKRRAELEERQNLKGKRDEKQEDFSGGIDFKGSSDDEDSRLCNTVLITGPTGVGKTAAVYACAQELGFKIFEVNASSQRSGRQILSQLKEATQSHQVDKQGVNSQKPYFFNSYNIGKSPKKISSPKKVVTSPRKVPPPSPKSSGPKRALPPKTLANYFKVSPKPKNNEELGMLLENNKGIKNSFEQKQITQTKSTNATNSNVKDVGAEEPSRKNATSLILFEEVGL